From Zingiber officinale cultivar Zhangliang chromosome 5B, Zo_v1.1, whole genome shotgun sequence, the proteins below share one genomic window:
- the LOC121987422 gene encoding pyruvate dehydrogenase (acetyl-transferring) kinase, mitochondrial-like, with amino-acid sequence MVFELVKNSLRAVQECFMNSDKNAPPVRIIVADGIEDVTIKISDEGGGIPRSGLPKIFTYLYSTAKNPLEENDEGSSDGVIMAGYGYGLPISRLYARYFGGDLQIISMEGYGKSNSFFMQYLISSSICPA; translated from the exons ATGGTCTTTGAGTTGGTAAAAAACTCTCTGCGTGCGGTTCAAGAATGTTTTATGAATTCTGATAAGAATGCCCCTCCTGTCAGAATTATTGTCGCTGATGGGATTGAAGATGTTACAATAAAG ATATCAGATGAAGGGGGTGGCATACCAAGAAGTGGTCTTCCAAAGATTTTCACATATCTCTATAGCACTGCTAAAAATCCACTCGAGGAAAACGATGAAGGAAGCTCAGATGGAGTAATTATGGCTGGTTATGGTTATGGGCTTCCAATTAGTCGTCTCTATGCTCGCTATTTTGGTGGTGATTTACAAATTATCTCTATGGAAGGATATGGTAAATCCAATTCTTTCTTTATGCAATACTTAATCTCAAGTTCAATTTGTCCTGCTTGA